The Panicum hallii strain FIL2 chromosome 9, PHallii_v3.1, whole genome shotgun sequence genome has a window encoding:
- the LOC112878209 gene encoding protein SPIRAL1-like 1, whose product MGVGPRTTRRRAHPPPPPLYTNQPLALPLSAEARAGAAPLRTGHRPRRSRRHRRPRPISSPQPLVSPFTIKMSRGGSAGGGQSQLGYLFGSGEAPKPAVAPAAPAASAPPAEKPAPAKPDVTKQIPAGVASQTNNYHRADGQNTGNFLTDRPSTKVHAAPGGGSSLDYLFGGK is encoded by the exons ATGGGGGTGGGCCCACGCACTACGCGGCGCCGGGCCCATCCGCCCCCACCCCCCCTATATACAAACCAGCCGCTGGCCCTCCCGTTGAGCGCAGAAGCGAGAGCAGGAGCAGCGCCACTCCGCACCGGACACCGACCCCGCCGatcccgccgccaccgccgcccgcgcccgatCTCCTCGCCGCAGCCTCTCG TTTCTCCTTTCACAATCAAGATGAGTCGTGGTGGTAGTGCTGGTGGTGGTCAAAGTCAGCTGGGTTACCTCTTTGGAAGCGGTGAGGCCCCTAAGCCAGCAGTGGCACCAGCTGCACCAGCCGCGAGTGCTCCTCCTGCTGAGAAACCAGCTCCTGCAAAGCCTGACGTGACTAAGCAGATCCCTGCAGGGGTTGCCAGCCAAACCAATAACTATCACCGGGCTGATGGGCAGAACACCGGCAACTTCCTTACG GACCGTCCTTCCACCAAGGTCCACGCTGCTCCCGGCGGTGGCTCTTCCCTGGACTACCTGTTCGGTGGGAAGTGA
- the LOC112875971 gene encoding vacuolar protein sorting-associated protein 52 A isoform X2, which produces MEAVPAAEALDGHKDRFDLGVFVGDLALDEEVTSDDESLEGLQQELDDCKNDQEVANILANGVKLREYTKGVENNIRQIELDSIQDYIKESENLVSLHDQIIDCDNILSQMETVLTGFQTEIGSISSEIKVLQEKSMDMGLKLKNRKAAESKLSKFVEDIIVPPRMIGIIVDGEVNDEYMKTLETLSKKIKFIDADPMVKSSKALKDVQPEVERLRQKAVSKIFEFVIQKFYALRKPKTNIQILQQSVLLKYKYTIIFLKEHAKEIYAEVRAAYIDTMNKVLSAHFRAYIQALEKLQMDIATSTDLLGVETRSTGFLFSIGKESLKTRSSVFALGERINILKEIDQPALIPHIAEAKSQKYPYEVLFRSLQKLLIDTATSEYLFTDDFFGEESIFHDIFAGPIQVVDEHFNAVLLNCYDAIGIMLMIRIIHQHQLIMFRRRIPCLDSYLDKVNMSLWPRFKMVFDLHLNSLRNANIKTLWEDDVHPHYVTRRYAEFTASLVHLNVEHGDGQLDLNLERLRMAIEDLLVKLAKMFSKPKLQTIFLINNYDLIIAILKEAGTEGGKAQLYFEEVLKSNIAIYVEELLQEHFSDLIRFVKTRPADETATSSEKVGISEVEPLVKDFASRYKAAIELMHKDVITSFSNFLCGMEILRAALAQLLLYYTRLTECAKRINGGSALNKDLVSISSILFEIKKYSRTF; this is translated from the exons GAGGTCGCGAACATCCTGGCTAACGGCGTCAAGCTGCGCGAGTACACAAAAGGCGTCGAGAATAATATACGCCAAATTGAGCTGGATTCTATACAG GATTACATTAAGGAGAGTGAAAATCTAGTTTCGCTGCATGATCAAATTATCGATTGTGACAATATTTTGTCCCAAATGGAGACGGTTCTGACTGGATTCCAG ACAGAAATTGGTTCCATAAGTTCAGAGATAAAGGTCCTTCAGGAGAAGTCTATGGACATGGGATTAAAGCTGAAAAATCGTAAG GCTGCAGAGTCTAAATTGTCAAAATTTGTTGAGGATATAATAGTACCTCCAAGAATGATTGGCATAATTGTTGATGGAGAG GTCAATGATGAATATATGAAAACACTTGAGACTCTAAGCAAAAAAATCAAGTTCATTGATGCTGATCCTATGGTTAAATCATCCAAGGCTCTAAAAGATGTTCAGCCTGAGGTTGAGAGACTACGGCAGAAAGCTGTCTCAAAG ATTTTTGAGTTTGTCATCCAAAAGTTCTATGCCTTGAGAAAACCCAAAACTAATATTCAGATTCTACAGCAGAGTGTCCTTCTTAAGTACAA ATACACAATAATTTTCCTAAAGGAACATGCTAAGGAGATATATGCAGAAGTTCGTGCGGCATATATTGATACCATGAATAAG GTGCTAAGTGCACATTTTCGTGCGTACATACAAGCGCTAGAGAAACTACAGATGGACATAGCAACTTCAACTGATTTACTTGGTGTTGAAACCAGAAGTACAGGCTTCCTTTTCTCCATTGGAAAAGAATCTCTGAAAACCCGTTCTTCAGTGTTTGCTTTGGGTGAACGAATAAACATATTAAAG GAAATCGATCAGCCAGCATTGATACCTCATATAGCTGAAGCAAAGTCACAAAAATATCCATATGAAGTTCTTTTCAGAAGCTTGCAGAAACTTCTTATTGACACAGCCACTTCCGA GTACCTGTTCACCGATGATTTCTTCGGCGAAGAATCTATATTCCATGATATATTTGCAG GTCCAATTCAAGTGGTTGATGAACATTTCAATGCTGTACTCCTGAACTGTTATGATGCAATCGGAATAATGCTTATGATCAGAATAATTCATCAGCACCAG CTCATCATGTTCAGGCGGCGAATCCCATGTTTGGACTCTTACCTAGACAAG GTTAATATGTCTCTCTGGCCTCGGTTCAAGATGGTGTTTGACTTGCATTTGAACAGCTTGCGAAATGCAAATATTAAGACACTTTGGGAGGATGATGTCCATCCACACTATGTCACAAGGAGATATGCTGAATTTACAGCTTCTCTAGTTCATCTCAATGTTGAACATGGGGATGGTCAG CTTGATCTTAATTTGGAGCGATTGCGGATGGCTATTGAGGACTTGCTTGTTAAGTTGGCCAAGATGTTCAGTAAACCGAAGCTGCAAACTATTTTCTTGATAAACAACTATGATTTAATAATTGCCATTTTGAAG GAGGCTGGAACAGAGGGTGGGAAGGCACAACTCTACTTTGAGGAGGTTCTTAAGAGCAACATTGCAATATATGTG GAAGAGTTGCTCCAGGAGCATTTCAGTGACTTGATCAGATTTGTCAAAACTCGTCCTG CGGATGAAACGGCTACGAGTTCAGAGAAAGTCGGCATTTCCGAAGTTGAACCACTGGTAAAGGATTTCGCTAGCCGGTATAAGGCTGCGATTGAGCTGATGCACAAAGACGTGATCACGTCTTTCAGCAACTTCCTGTGCGGGATGGAGATCTTGAGGGCGGCGCTCGCCCAGCTCCTGCTGTACTACACCAGGCTCACCGAGTGTGCCAAGAGGATCAACGGCGGCTCTGCTCTGAACAAGGACCTGGTGTCCATATCCTCCATCCTGTTCGAGATCAAGAAGTATTCTAGGACCTTTTAG
- the LOC112875971 gene encoding vacuolar protein sorting-associated protein 52 A isoform X1: MEAVPAAEALDGHKDRFDLGVFVGDLALDEEVTSDDESLEGLQQELDDCKNDQEVANILANGVKLREYTKGVENNIRQIELDSIQDYIKESENLVSLHDQIIDCDNILSQMETVLTGFQTEIGSISSEIKVLQEKSMDMGLKLKNRKAAESKLSKFVEDIIVPPRMIGIIVDGEVNDEYMKTLETLSKKIKFIDADPMVKSSKALKDVQPEVERLRQKAVSKIFEFVIQKFYALRKPKTNIQILQQSVLLKYKYTIIFLKEHAKEIYAEVRAAYIDTMNKVLSAHFRAYIQALEKLQMDIATSTDLLGVETRSTGFLFSIGKESLKTRSSVFALGERINILKDLFSQTAKCNYSSVNSVCAFWYQEIDQPALIPHIAEAKSQKYPYEVLFRSLQKLLIDTATSEYLFTDDFFGEESIFHDIFAGPIQVVDEHFNAVLLNCYDAIGIMLMIRIIHQHQLIMFRRRIPCLDSYLDKVNMSLWPRFKMVFDLHLNSLRNANIKTLWEDDVHPHYVTRRYAEFTASLVHLNVEHGDGQLDLNLERLRMAIEDLLVKLAKMFSKPKLQTIFLINNYDLIIAILKEAGTEGGKAQLYFEEVLKSNIAIYVEELLQEHFSDLIRFVKTRPADETATSSEKVGISEVEPLVKDFASRYKAAIELMHKDVITSFSNFLCGMEILRAALAQLLLYYTRLTECAKRINGGSALNKDLVSISSILFEIKKYSRTF; encoded by the exons GAGGTCGCGAACATCCTGGCTAACGGCGTCAAGCTGCGCGAGTACACAAAAGGCGTCGAGAATAATATACGCCAAATTGAGCTGGATTCTATACAG GATTACATTAAGGAGAGTGAAAATCTAGTTTCGCTGCATGATCAAATTATCGATTGTGACAATATTTTGTCCCAAATGGAGACGGTTCTGACTGGATTCCAG ACAGAAATTGGTTCCATAAGTTCAGAGATAAAGGTCCTTCAGGAGAAGTCTATGGACATGGGATTAAAGCTGAAAAATCGTAAG GCTGCAGAGTCTAAATTGTCAAAATTTGTTGAGGATATAATAGTACCTCCAAGAATGATTGGCATAATTGTTGATGGAGAG GTCAATGATGAATATATGAAAACACTTGAGACTCTAAGCAAAAAAATCAAGTTCATTGATGCTGATCCTATGGTTAAATCATCCAAGGCTCTAAAAGATGTTCAGCCTGAGGTTGAGAGACTACGGCAGAAAGCTGTCTCAAAG ATTTTTGAGTTTGTCATCCAAAAGTTCTATGCCTTGAGAAAACCCAAAACTAATATTCAGATTCTACAGCAGAGTGTCCTTCTTAAGTACAA ATACACAATAATTTTCCTAAAGGAACATGCTAAGGAGATATATGCAGAAGTTCGTGCGGCATATATTGATACCATGAATAAG GTGCTAAGTGCACATTTTCGTGCGTACATACAAGCGCTAGAGAAACTACAGATGGACATAGCAACTTCAACTGATTTACTTGGTGTTGAAACCAGAAGTACAGGCTTCCTTTTCTCCATTGGAAAAGAATCTCTGAAAACCCGTTCTTCAGTGTTTGCTTTGGGTGAACGAATAAACATATTAAAG GATTTGTTCTCTCAAACTGCCAAGTGCAACTATAGTAGTGTAAATTCTGTTTGCGCTTTCTGGTATCAGGAAATCGATCAGCCAGCATTGATACCTCATATAGCTGAAGCAAAGTCACAAAAATATCCATATGAAGTTCTTTTCAGAAGCTTGCAGAAACTTCTTATTGACACAGCCACTTCCGA GTACCTGTTCACCGATGATTTCTTCGGCGAAGAATCTATATTCCATGATATATTTGCAG GTCCAATTCAAGTGGTTGATGAACATTTCAATGCTGTACTCCTGAACTGTTATGATGCAATCGGAATAATGCTTATGATCAGAATAATTCATCAGCACCAG CTCATCATGTTCAGGCGGCGAATCCCATGTTTGGACTCTTACCTAGACAAG GTTAATATGTCTCTCTGGCCTCGGTTCAAGATGGTGTTTGACTTGCATTTGAACAGCTTGCGAAATGCAAATATTAAGACACTTTGGGAGGATGATGTCCATCCACACTATGTCACAAGGAGATATGCTGAATTTACAGCTTCTCTAGTTCATCTCAATGTTGAACATGGGGATGGTCAG CTTGATCTTAATTTGGAGCGATTGCGGATGGCTATTGAGGACTTGCTTGTTAAGTTGGCCAAGATGTTCAGTAAACCGAAGCTGCAAACTATTTTCTTGATAAACAACTATGATTTAATAATTGCCATTTTGAAG GAGGCTGGAACAGAGGGTGGGAAGGCACAACTCTACTTTGAGGAGGTTCTTAAGAGCAACATTGCAATATATGTG GAAGAGTTGCTCCAGGAGCATTTCAGTGACTTGATCAGATTTGTCAAAACTCGTCCTG CGGATGAAACGGCTACGAGTTCAGAGAAAGTCGGCATTTCCGAAGTTGAACCACTGGTAAAGGATTTCGCTAGCCGGTATAAGGCTGCGATTGAGCTGATGCACAAAGACGTGATCACGTCTTTCAGCAACTTCCTGTGCGGGATGGAGATCTTGAGGGCGGCGCTCGCCCAGCTCCTGCTGTACTACACCAGGCTCACCGAGTGTGCCAAGAGGATCAACGGCGGCTCTGCTCTGAACAAGGACCTGGTGTCCATATCCTCCATCCTGTTCGAGATCAAGAAGTATTCTAGGACCTTTTAG
- the LOC112875962 gene encoding cytochrome P450 78A5-like produces MDATTLTSSTQDYLLFLFPAATTFLSPLLAVLLLAVSLVWLFPGGPAWAALVISRRRATPPPPPGAPGVVTALAGPAAHRALASLSRSLPGGAALSAFSVGLTRLVVASRPDTARELLSSAAFADRPVKDAARELLFHRAMGFAPSGDYWRALRRISSAYLFSPRSVAASAPRRAAIGERMLRNLSTAGGGKDVVMRCVLHAASLDHVMATVFGARYDPASPEGVELEEMVKEGYDLLGLFNWGDHLPLLKWLDMQGVRRRCRSLVRRVNVFVARIIEEHRQKKSGANGGETAGDFVDVLLGLEGEEKLSDSDMIAVLWEMIFRGTDTVAILLEWVMARMVLHRNIQSKAQAELDAVVGRGGRAVSDADVARLPYLQCIVKETLRVHPPGPLLSWARLAVHDAVVGGHLVPAGTTAMVNMWAIARDPAVWPEPSAFRPERFEEEDVSVLGGDLRLAPFGAGRRVCPGKTMALATVHLWLAQLLHRFEWAPADGPGGGVHLSERLGMSLEMEKPLVCKVTPRW; encoded by the exons ATGGACGCCACCACCCTCACCAGCTCCACCCAGGACtacctcctcttcctcttcccggCCGCCACCACCTTCCTCTCCCCACTCCTCGCCGTCCTCCTGCTCGCCGTCTCGCTGGTCTGGCTCTTCCCCGGCGGCCCCGCGTGGGCGGCGCTCGTCATCTCCcggcgccgcgccacgccgccaccgccaccgggGGCGCCGGGCGTGGTCACCGCTCTCGCGGGGCCCGCCGCGCACCGCGCGCTCGCGTCCCTGTCGCGGTCGCTGCCCGGCGGCGCCGCGCTGTCGGCCTTCTCCGTCGGCCTCACGCGCCTCGTCGTAGCCAGCCGCCCGGACACGGCGCGGGAGCTCCTGTCCAGCGCTGCCTTCGCCGACCGCCCCGTCAAGGACGCCGCCCGGGAGCTCCTCTTCCACCGCGCCATGGGCTTCGCCCCCTCCGGGGACTACTGGCGCGCGCTGCGGCGCATCAGCTCCGCGTACCTCTTCAGCCCGCGCAGCGTCGCCGCCtcggccccgcgccgcgccgccatcGGCGAGCGCATGCTCCGGAACCTCtccacggccggcggcggcaaggacGTCGTCATGCGGTGCGTCCTCCACGCGGCCTCCCTGGACCACGTCATGGCCACCGTCTTCGGCGCCCGCTACGACCCCGCGAGCCCGGAGGGCGTCGAGCTGGAGGAGATGGTGAAGGAGGGGTACGACCTGCTGGGCTTGTTCAACTGGGGCGACCACCTGCCGCTGCTCAAGTGGCTGGACATGCAAGGCGtgcggaggaggtgcaggagcCTGGTGCGCAGGGTGAACGTGTTCGTGGCAAGGATCATAGAAGAGCACAGGCAGAAGAAGAGCGGCGCCAATGGCGGTGAGACGGCCGGAGATTTCGTCGACGTCCTGCTGGGACTGGAGGGCGAGGAGAAGCTGTCAGACTCCGACATGATCGCTGTTCTCTGG GAGATGATCTTTCGAGGGACCGACACGGTCGCGATCCTGCTGGAGTGGGTGATGGCGCGGATGGTGCTGCACCGGAACATCCAGTCGAAAGCGCAGGCGGAGCTGGACGCCGTcgtcggccgcggcggccgcgccgtGTCGGACGCCGACGTGGCCCGCCTGCCCTACCTCCAGTGCATCGTCAAGGAGACGCTCCGCGTGCACCCGCCGGGCCCGCTGCTCTCGTGGGCGCGCCTCGCCGTGCACGACGCTGTGGTCGGCGGCCACCTGGTCCCCGCGGGCACCACGGCCATGGTGAACATGTGGGCCATCGCGCGCGACCCGGCGGTCTGGCCGGAGCCCTCGGCGTTCCGCCCCGAGCGGTTCGAGGAGGAGGACGTGAGCGTGCTGGGCGGGGACCTGCGGCTCGCGCCGTTCGGCGCCGGGCGGCGCGTGTGCCCCGGCAAGACGATGGCCCTCGCCACCGTGCACCTGTGGCTCGCGCAGCTGCTGCACCGCTTCGAGTGGGCGCCGGCGGacgggcccggcggcggcgtccaccTGTCGGAGCGCCTGGGCATGTCGCTGGAGATGGAGAAGCCGCTCGTGTGCAAGGTCACGCCGAGGTGGTGA